A portion of the Manihot esculenta cultivar AM560-2 chromosome 2, M.esculenta_v8, whole genome shotgun sequence genome contains these proteins:
- the LOC110609875 gene encoding ATP-dependent zinc metalloprotease FTSH 2, chloroplastic yields MAASSACIVGNNGLSTHTTKNKLSKDVYGKHLFVPSRFQLLGKESKTIVIKASLDQRHQEGGRGILKNVGRRGFLKHLLGNAGLVAPTLLGSGKAYADDQGVSSSRMSYSRFLEYLDKDRVKKVDLFENGTIAIVEAVSPELGNRVQRVRVQLPGLSQELLQKFREKSIDFAAHNAQEDSGSLLFNLIGNLAFPLILIGGLFLLSRRSSGGMGGPGGPGFPLAFGQSKAKFQMEPNTGVTFDDVAGVDEAKQDFMEVVEFLKKPERFTAVGARIPKGVLLVGPPGTGKTLLAKAIAGEAGVPFFSISGSEFVEMFVGVGASRVRDLFKKAKENAPCIVFVDEIDAVGRQRGTGIGGGNDEREQTLNQLLTEMDGFEGNTGIIVIAATNRADILDSALLRPGRFDRQVTVDVPDIRGRTEILKVHASNKKFDSDVSLDVIAMRTPGFSGADLANLLNEAAILAGRRGKTAISSKEIDDSIDRIVAGMEGTVMTDGKSKSLVAYHEVGHAICGTLTPGHDAVQKVTLIPRGQARGLTWFIPADDPTLISKQQLFARIVGGLGGRAAEEVIFGEPEVTTGAAGDLQQITGLAKQMVTTFGMSEIGPWSLMDSSAQSADVIMRMMARNSMSEKLAEDIDAAVKRLSDSAYEIALGHIRNNREAIDKIVEVLLEKETMTGDEFRAILSEFVEIPAENRVPPSVPSPVSV; encoded by the exons ATGGCAGCATCATCAGCTTGCATTGTAGGGAATAATGGTTTATCAACCCATACTACCAAAAACAAGTTGAGCAAAGATGTCTATGGCAAACATCTTTTTGTTCCTTCAAGATTTCAGTTATTAGGAAAGGAATCAAAAACAATTGTCATAAAAGCTTCTCTAGACCAGAGGCATCAGGAGGGAGGAAGAGGTATTCTAAAGAATGTAGGAAGAAGAGGCTTTCTAAAGCATTTGCTTGGAAACGCAGGACTTGTTGCCCCCACTTTACTGGGAAGTGGGAAGGCTTATGCTGATGATCAAGGAGTTTCTTCCTCCAGGATGTCCTATTCCAGATTTTTAGAGTACTTGGATAAGGACAGAGTAAAAAAGGTTGATTTATTTGAGAATGGAACCATTGCTATTGTTGAGGCTGTTTCTCCTGAATTAGGAAACCGGGTGCAGCGAGTTCGTGTACAACTGCCAGGACTCAGCCAAGAGCTTCTCCAGAAGTTCAGAGAGAAGAGCATTGACTTTGCTGCACACAATGCTCAAGAAGACTCAGGTTCCCTGTTATTCAATTTGATTGGAAATCTGGCTTTCCCGTTAATCTTAATAGGGGGTCTGTTCCTTCTCTCTCGACGTTCATCTGGAGGCATGGGTGGTCCTGGCGGGCCTGGTTTCCCCCTGGCTTTTGGTCAATCAAAGGCAAAGTTCCAAATGGAACCAAACACTGGTGTCACATTTGATGATGTTGCCGGAGTTGATGAAGCAAAGCAGGATTTCATGGAGGTTGTTGAGTTTCTCAAGAAGCCAGAGAGATTCACTGCAGTTGGGGCTCGCATTCCAAAAGGTGTCCTTCTTGTTGGTCCTCCAGGAACCGGAAAGACTCTTCTAGCCAAGGCCATTGCCGGTGAAGCTGGTGTTCCATTTTTctccatatctggttctgagtTTGTTGAGATGTTTGTTGGTGTTGGTGCCTCTAGAGTCCGTGATCTCTTCAAAAAGGCCAAAGAAAATGCTCCTTGCATTGTATTTGTAGATGAAATTGATGCTGTTGGAAGGCAAAGAGGCACTGGCATTGGTGGAGGAAATGATGAAAGAGAACAGACCCTTAACCAGCTTTTGACAGAAATGGATGGTTTTGAGGGTAACACTGGTATCATTGTCATTGCAGCAACTAATAGGGCAGACATCCTAGATTCTGCCTTGTTGAGGCCTGGAAGGTTTGACAGACAG GTGACTGTTGATGTTCCAGATATACGGGGAAGAACAGAGatattaaaagttcatgctAGCAATAAGAAATTTGATTCAGATGTCTCTCTTGATGTGATAGCCATGAGAACACCTGGTTTCAGTGGGGCTGATCTTGCAAACCTTTTGAATGAGGCAGCTATTTTGGCTGGTCGACGTGGAAAGACTGCTATATCGTCCAAAGAGATTGATGATTCAATTGATAGGATTGTTGCTGGAATGGAAGGAACAGTTATGACTGATGGAAAGAGTAAAAGTCTTGTTGCATATCATGAAGTCGGCCATGCTATTTGTGG AACTTTGACTCCAGGGCATGATGCAGTCCAGAAAGTCACATTAATTCCACGTGGTCAGGCACGAGGTCTTACCTGGTTTATTCCAGCAGATGATCCTACCCTGATCTCCAAGCAGCAACTTTTTGCAAGAATAGTTGGTGGTCTCGGTGGCAGAGCTGCTGAGGAAGTTATCTTTGGTGAGCCTGAGGTGACCACTGGGGCAGCTGGTGATTTACAGCAGATAACTGGCTTGGCAAAGCAG ATGGTGACCACATTTGGAATGTCTGAAATTGGGCCATGGTCACTTATGGACTCCTCAGCACAAAGTGCTGATGTGATCATGAGAATGATGGCAAGAAACTCCATGTCTGAAAAGCTCGCAGAAGACATTGATGCTGCTGTGAAGAGGCTATCAGATAGTGCATACGAGATTGCATTAGGCCACATAAGGAATAACCGTGAAGCCATAGACAAGATTGTGGAAGTCCTACTTGAGAAAGAGACGATGACCGGTGACGAGTTCCGAGCAATTCTCTCAGAATTTGTCGAGATTCCTGCTGAAAATCGGGTTCCTCCTTCAGTACCATCGCCAG